One genomic window of Actinoplanes lobatus includes the following:
- a CDS encoding alpha/beta fold hydrolase, giving the protein MRFDVSDEGPVGAETVVLLHGFPQSAQSWIGVSRPLLAAGYRVIAPDQRGYTPQARPRSRRAYRLNELVADVVALVDAAGAERVHLVGHDWGGGVAWMVAATRPDRLHTLTAVSAPHPRAVVKAMLTSRQSLQAWHVGFFQVPWLPEAAIRSRGGRFAVAMLEQSGLSADLARAYTDRFINDPDGLAAALRWYRAMPLDTSVGLRTGAVTVPTTYVWSTDDIAIGRRAAELTSRWVTGPFDFKVLEGVSHWIPEQAPDELATYILERIRSISPAT; this is encoded by the coding sequence ATGCGGTTCGACGTGTCGGACGAGGGACCGGTGGGCGCGGAGACGGTCGTGCTCCTGCACGGGTTCCCGCAGAGTGCGCAATCGTGGATCGGCGTTTCCCGGCCGCTGCTCGCGGCCGGTTACCGGGTCATCGCGCCGGACCAGCGCGGTTACACCCCGCAGGCCCGGCCTCGGTCCCGGCGGGCTTACCGGCTCAACGAGCTCGTGGCTGACGTCGTGGCTCTCGTCGATGCCGCCGGGGCCGAACGGGTTCACCTGGTAGGCCACGACTGGGGCGGCGGGGTTGCGTGGATGGTCGCCGCCACGAGACCGGATCGCCTGCATACCCTCACCGCCGTTTCCGCACCGCACCCACGTGCGGTGGTCAAAGCCATGCTGACCAGTCGGCAGTCCTTGCAGGCGTGGCACGTCGGGTTCTTCCAGGTGCCGTGGCTTCCCGAAGCTGCCATCCGGTCGCGGGGCGGCCGGTTCGCGGTGGCAATGCTCGAGCAATCCGGTCTCAGTGCTGACCTGGCGAGGGCGTACACCGACCGGTTCATCAACGACCCCGACGGCCTGGCCGCCGCGCTGCGCTGGTACCGCGCCATGCCGCTCGACACCTCCGTCGGACTCAGGACCGGCGCGGTCACCGTCCCGACGACCTACGTCTGGAGCACCGACGACATCGCCATCGGTCGCCGTGCCGCGGAGCTGACCAGCCGGTGGGTGACAGGCCCGTTCGACTTCAAAGTGCTCGAAGGCGTTTCGCACTGGATCCCCGAACAGGCGCCGGATGAACTGGCCACGTACATCCTGGAGCGGATCAGAAGCATTTCGCCGGCGACCTGA
- a CDS encoding DUF6461 domain-containing protein, which produces MPGDLRDFVASAAPIFLRLIPATPARLLGRAAAPEHLAPDPALGPSRPSEPGDNACLVALRSAGNLPAERLLGALELAIDGFDWSAAPDLTGDLPGLPPNMLYGMVSGFGQQSEAVSAAAMLDRIRPGVVDRIVALSREVAPTGMAAPDEKAAPARKAARAGIGVTGDEPAIAAAHGAAHLAVAVVVAGAVVAQTAPPLVDRAAATVGLALGAAVLLLRDTPMPSGYASALLDRIRAEYLLPRATYGTAIVSGHRFGLVEHDFPDVADFSGNGLVAVADGGVVIRTGIADGQVNLQLEVRADAPEEVDLDWDEVVEVNWHAAEGRASVLSPDGRGADRMRRETPPWPGDYRIRVHARGRDDLDADHERYRIVVWSAEPAAVDVHKRIDLLGHRLRGEPAPKRPPRPELAYRWIDRSVLTVAATVTVVTGATVEQALRAFGADPDRPERIGSLRRSGQWVSVLDAGGAVVLVEENGYRGANAGVLRAASANGRAASWYWNVNAVTRLSFAEGGELLAAYEPFGDEDWPPELAPVLAGLDFSANGDRDGKGLVAVERFTGRGLTEDDLARIEKAGVAYRIDV; this is translated from the coding sequence GTGCCCGGGGACCTGCGTGACTTCGTCGCGTCTGCGGCGCCGATCTTCCTTCGACTGATTCCGGCCACGCCCGCCCGGCTGCTGGGCCGCGCCGCAGCGCCGGAGCACCTCGCCCCGGATCCCGCTCTCGGCCCGTCCCGGCCCTCGGAGCCGGGCGACAACGCCTGCCTGGTCGCGCTGCGTTCGGCCGGGAACCTTCCGGCCGAGCGGCTGCTGGGCGCCCTCGAACTCGCCATCGACGGCTTCGACTGGAGTGCCGCGCCGGACCTCACCGGCGATCTGCCCGGTCTTCCGCCGAACATGCTCTACGGGATGGTTTCCGGTTTCGGCCAGCAGAGCGAGGCGGTGTCCGCGGCGGCCATGCTCGATCGGATCAGACCCGGCGTCGTGGACCGCATCGTCGCCCTCTCCCGCGAGGTGGCGCCGACCGGAATGGCGGCACCGGACGAGAAGGCGGCGCCGGCCAGAAAGGCGGCGAGGGCCGGAATCGGGGTCACCGGGGACGAACCCGCCATCGCGGCGGCTCACGGCGCCGCCCACCTCGCGGTTGCCGTGGTGGTCGCCGGAGCGGTCGTCGCGCAGACCGCGCCGCCGCTGGTCGACCGGGCCGCGGCCACCGTCGGGCTCGCGCTGGGTGCGGCGGTTCTGCTGCTGCGGGACACACCCATGCCTTCGGGGTACGCGTCCGCGCTCCTCGACCGCATCCGGGCCGAATATCTGCTGCCCCGGGCAACGTACGGGACGGCGATCGTTTCCGGGCACCGGTTCGGCCTGGTGGAGCACGACTTCCCGGACGTCGCCGACTTCTCCGGCAACGGGCTGGTGGCGGTCGCGGACGGCGGTGTGGTGATCCGTACCGGGATCGCGGACGGCCAGGTGAACCTCCAGTTGGAGGTGCGCGCCGACGCCCCGGAGGAGGTCGACCTCGACTGGGACGAGGTCGTCGAGGTGAACTGGCACGCCGCCGAGGGCCGGGCGTCGGTTCTGTCACCGGACGGCCGCGGTGCTGACCGGATGCGCCGGGAGACACCGCCGTGGCCGGGCGACTACCGGATCCGGGTGCATGCCCGCGGGCGTGACGACCTCGACGCCGACCACGAGCGGTACCGGATCGTCGTGTGGAGCGCGGAACCGGCCGCTGTGGACGTACACAAAAGGATTGATCTTCTCGGGCACCGGCTGCGCGGCGAGCCCGCGCCGAAGCGCCCACCGCGACCCGAACTCGCCTATCGCTGGATCGACCGCAGCGTCCTGACCGTCGCGGCGACCGTCACCGTGGTCACCGGAGCGACCGTCGAGCAGGCGCTGCGGGCGTTCGGCGCCGACCCGGACCGGCCCGAACGCATCGGCAGCCTGCGCCGTTCCGGCCAGTGGGTGAGTGTGCTGGACGCGGGCGGCGCGGTGGTGCTCGTGGAGGAAAACGGCTACCGCGGCGCGAACGCCGGCGTGCTGCGGGCGGCGTCGGCGAACGGCCGGGCGGCCAGTTGGTACTGGAACGTCAACGCGGTCACCCGGCTGTCGTTCGCCGAGGGCGGTGAGCTGCTGGCCGCCTACGAGCCGTTCGGTGACGAGGACTGGCCGCCGGAGTTGGCGCCCGTCCTGGCCGGGCTGGACTTCTCGGCAAACGGCGACCGGGACGGCAAGGGCCTGGTGGCGGTGGAGCGGTTCACCGGCCGCGGCCTGACCGAGGACGACCTGGCCCGGATCGAGAAGGCCGGCGTCGCCTACCGCATCGACGTCTGA
- a CDS encoding sensor histidine kinase: MPGAGRWLSWSRRRRPEQSEPLVAPEAVPEKEPAPAEKPDPWRPIAGEFALRLLTLTWEAVHHIGEAEFREQDAERRQVLFRIDHSVTRVRRLAENLRVLTGEPLDDPDQQITSLYDVTHAAGAAVEHYERLHFGPIADLAVAAAAADDVIRILTELIDNADRYSPPTEPVTISAHLTGDGDVVIRVEDVGIGLNPAHLPWIERLLSDPSEPAASELHPGHLGLTVAAVLTHRHGSLRVRLVPRQPRGTTAMLLIGADLLCEAPRHDPVPEPEPVAVAAANHQNDVTMVLPTVQGPMPRRIPASVRGTGPLPLPVPAQRHQTTWHDDAADFNAGVDAARARASQQSAAPQGRTEGPQ; the protein is encoded by the coding sequence ATGCCCGGAGCAGGTCGCTGGCTGAGCTGGTCACGCCGGCGGCGGCCCGAGCAGAGCGAACCCCTCGTCGCGCCGGAAGCCGTACCGGAGAAGGAACCGGCGCCGGCGGAGAAGCCGGACCCGTGGCGTCCGATCGCCGGCGAGTTCGCGCTCCGCCTCCTCACCCTCACCTGGGAGGCCGTTCACCACATCGGCGAAGCCGAGTTCCGCGAGCAGGACGCCGAGCGGCGCCAGGTCCTGTTCCGGATCGATCATTCCGTCACCCGGGTCCGCCGCCTCGCCGAGAACCTGCGGGTGCTCACCGGCGAGCCGCTCGACGACCCGGATCAGCAGATCACCTCGCTGTACGACGTCACACACGCGGCCGGCGCGGCCGTCGAGCACTACGAGCGCCTGCACTTCGGCCCGATCGCCGACCTCGCGGTGGCGGCGGCCGCGGCCGACGACGTGATCCGGATCCTGACCGAGCTGATCGACAACGCCGACCGCTATTCTCCGCCGACCGAGCCGGTCACCATCTCCGCGCACCTGACCGGTGACGGCGACGTGGTGATCCGCGTCGAGGACGTCGGGATCGGACTCAACCCGGCGCATCTGCCGTGGATCGAGCGGCTGCTGTCGGACCCGTCCGAGCCCGCCGCCAGTGAGCTGCATCCGGGGCATCTGGGCCTCACCGTGGCCGCCGTGCTCACCCATCGCCACGGGTCGCTGCGGGTGCGCCTGGTGCCCCGGCAGCCGCGGGGCACGACCGCGATGCTGCTGATCGGCGCGGACCTGCTCTGCGAGGCGCCGCGGCATGACCCGGTGCCCGAGCCCGAGCCCGTGGCCGTGGCCGCGGCCAACCATCAGAACGACGTGACGATGGTTCTCCCGACGGTGCAGGGGCCGATGCCTCGCCGTATTCCGGCCAGTGTCCGCGGCACCGGCCCGCTGCCGCTCCCGGTTCCGGCCCAGCGGCACCAGACCACCTGGCACGACGACGCCGCCGACTTCAACGCCGGTGTGGACGCGGCCCGGGCCAGAGCCTCCCAGCAAAGTGCCGCCCCCCAAGGAAGAACCGAAGGACCGCAATGA
- a CDS encoding GNAT family N-acetyltransferase, translating into MPELVVRPMGQSEFDQWYEASTRVLAASQVAAGNWSAEEALTLAHEARRALLPDRLATAGMLFLVGLLPDGTPVGSAWLGLTHPRGTPNCAFLYFIEVDEQHRGTGYGRVLLTASEDAARSHGVRSLELNVFGSNTPAIQLYETSGYGVVTQQMRKSLDEQQS; encoded by the coding sequence ATGCCTGAGTTGGTTGTGCGCCCGATGGGGCAGTCAGAGTTCGACCAGTGGTACGAGGCGTCCACCCGAGTCCTCGCTGCGTCGCAAGTCGCCGCCGGCAACTGGTCTGCCGAGGAAGCTTTGACATTGGCACACGAGGCACGCCGCGCCCTGCTGCCGGATCGGTTGGCGACGGCGGGCATGCTATTCCTGGTGGGACTTCTACCCGATGGCACTCCCGTGGGTAGTGCCTGGCTGGGACTGACGCACCCTCGTGGCACTCCGAACTGCGCATTTCTGTACTTCATCGAGGTCGACGAACAGCACCGGGGAACCGGCTACGGGCGGGTATTGCTCACGGCATCCGAAGATGCCGCACGATCGCACGGGGTGAGATCTTTGGAACTCAACGTATTCGGCTCCAATACCCCCGCGATCCAGCTGTACGAGACATCGGGATATGGCGTCGTCACTCAGCAAATGAGAAAGTCCTTGGACGAGCAACAGTCCTGA
- a CDS encoding DUF742 domain-containing protein, which yields MTARGRTSSRNPLLIHTLVSTGDRYDPALAASLAPASRSLYEQARRMCSVAELSATCGLPLGLTRLLINDLLKLGQLVVHDTRSSQDLALLERLRAGLLRLT from the coding sequence ATGACCGCCCGGGGTCGGACCAGCAGCCGCAACCCGCTGTTGATCCACACCCTGGTCTCCACCGGCGACCGGTACGACCCGGCTCTCGCCGCCAGCCTGGCCCCGGCCTCCCGGTCGCTCTACGAGCAGGCCCGCCGGATGTGTTCGGTCGCCGAGCTGTCGGCGACCTGCGGCCTGCCGCTCGGCCTGACCCGTCTGCTGATCAACGACCTGCTCAAACTCGGTCAGCTGGTCGTGCATGACACCCGTTCCTCGCAAGACCTAGCGCTCCTGGAGAGACTTCGTGCCGGCCTTCTCCGACTCACGTGA
- a CDS encoding GTP-binding protein encodes MPAFSDSREANLNRKLASAKIVIAGGFGVGKTTAVEAISEIPAIRTESWMTAAAAQIDRLDPGIDKVTTTVAMDFGRVTIDDSLVLYLFGTPGQPRFWPMWDDLVRGAVGALVLVDTNNLENSFAAVNYFENDATVPWIVCVNPFHGVLTHELSAVREALTLPPHIPLIAADVRDPRNVARALLTVVDHATERQLALQETTTCARS; translated from the coding sequence GTGCCGGCCTTCTCCGACTCACGTGAGGCGAACCTGAACCGGAAGCTGGCCTCGGCGAAGATCGTCATTGCCGGCGGCTTCGGCGTCGGCAAGACCACCGCTGTCGAGGCGATCTCGGAGATCCCGGCGATCCGCACCGAGTCCTGGATGACCGCGGCGGCGGCCCAGATCGACCGGCTCGACCCGGGCATCGACAAGGTCACCACCACGGTCGCGATGGATTTCGGCCGGGTGACCATCGACGACTCCCTCGTGCTGTACCTGTTCGGCACGCCGGGCCAGCCCCGGTTCTGGCCGATGTGGGACGACCTGGTCCGGGGTGCGGTCGGTGCTCTGGTCCTGGTCGACACCAACAATCTGGAGAACTCGTTCGCCGCGGTCAACTACTTCGAGAACGACGCGACGGTGCCCTGGATCGTCTGTGTCAACCCGTTCCACGGGGTTCTGACCCACGAGCTCTCCGCGGTACGGGAGGCGCTGACCCTGCCTCCGCACATCCCGCTGATCGCCGCCGACGTCCGCGATCCGCGCAACGTCGCGCGCGCGTTGCTGACCGTGGTGGACCACGCGACCGAACGTCAGTTAGCTCTACAGGAGACAACAACATGCGCAAGATCCTGA
- a CDS encoding nuclear transport factor 2 family protein, with protein sequence MTEAELLDAERRLQQAQRDGDVAVLEELLDDRLVAIGPDGARYRKSDDLDAYRSGSSVVDSLTEEDLEVLVVDRTGATFALCAVAGTFGGAPFTARLRYARTWAYQEGRGWRIVAAQISPA encoded by the coding sequence ATGACCGAGGCTGAGCTGCTCGACGCGGAACGGCGCCTCCAGCAGGCGCAACGCGACGGCGACGTGGCGGTGCTGGAGGAACTGCTCGACGACCGGCTTGTCGCGATCGGGCCGGACGGCGCCCGCTACCGCAAGTCCGACGACCTGGACGCGTACCGTTCCGGCTCCTCGGTCGTCGACTCGCTGACCGAGGAGGACCTGGAGGTGCTGGTCGTCGACCGGACCGGCGCGACGTTCGCCCTGTGCGCGGTGGCGGGCACCTTCGGCGGCGCCCCGTTCACGGCCCGGCTGCGTTACGCGCGCACATGGGCGTACCAGGAGGGTCGTGGCTGGCGGATCGTGGCCGCCCAGATCTCGCCGGCGTAG
- a CDS encoding roadblock/LC7 domain-containing protein translates to MTDYRSPAGASEGADGGQPDVSWLIGQLVREVPTITAVVLVSADGLQLASSGHLSREHTESVAALAAGFLGITGQLGGLLQLGAPENLSIRYPHGHLAFLRIDDPSGEFVAALLVSAQPQTQIGQLGYAMTTFSQAVGHALTPETRHALHQNTLPAPAR, encoded by the coding sequence ATGACTGACTACCGTTCCCCCGCCGGTGCCAGCGAAGGGGCCGACGGCGGCCAACCGGACGTCTCCTGGCTGATCGGCCAGCTCGTCCGCGAGGTGCCGACGATCACCGCGGTCGTCCTGGTCTCCGCCGACGGCCTGCAACTCGCCTCGTCCGGCCACCTGAGCCGTGAGCACACCGAGAGCGTCGCCGCGCTCGCCGCCGGATTCCTCGGGATCACCGGCCAACTCGGCGGCCTCCTGCAGCTCGGCGCCCCGGAGAACCTGAGCATCCGCTACCCGCACGGCCATCTGGCCTTCCTGCGCATCGATGACCCGTCCGGCGAGTTCGTGGCGGCGCTGCTGGTCTCCGCCCAGCCGCAGACCCAGATCGGCCAACTGGGATACGCCATGACCACATTCAGTCAGGCCGTCGGTCACGCGCTCACCCCGGAGACCCGTCACGCGCTGCACCAGAACACCCTGCCCGCGCCGGCTCGCTGA
- a CDS encoding SMI1/KNR4 family protein, with protein MNRGWTGRGPWMIAATSAGADWRIVLAGLAAATEAPVAAVLIGTTMPDDDPARPFLAGVLEVAETARLPLERVRDLAEGMSRCYELVLVAADVGLLLPVGGSGWTLADLALAMGAPAVVVTGPGPDAAHHTSLVVDALHGRNLSAAVVTVGDVDESALPLPPAGRIPATALKEKPTPAPAAAPDPGTPGDSDSASVLSRTPDSTVATDPDQPREPTSDAAETPSEGGRFAKAAEWFEPMLRVATQPATPVLDATGGKPINGKRFVLGLLGVFVIMVLLACGLGWCSSQPIYSAHLDQIDQIETTARPYIPHPSTYVPPSRPRPPSTAVCPENAGAITPTRPDTATTQRVNRAWQRIERWLAANAPASARGPRPPAGAKRIDELQRRMSVAFPADLVASLRRHDGVAPEARFDLPPFFSPESLDEILGDWRSTCTVLAGVADSWPAEDWWHRQFVPFASAGDGGCLLVDQRPGGHGRVGEFYPEDGTDFARWPASVTELLEDTATALETGRPYDGRYRPTVDGHGLLNWEII; from the coding sequence GTGAACCGGGGGTGGACGGGCCGTGGGCCGTGGATGATCGCGGCCACCTCGGCCGGCGCCGACTGGCGGATCGTGCTGGCCGGGCTGGCGGCGGCCACCGAAGCGCCGGTGGCGGCCGTCCTGATCGGCACTACCATGCCGGACGACGATCCGGCACGGCCGTTCCTCGCCGGCGTGCTGGAGGTCGCCGAGACCGCCCGGCTGCCCCTGGAGCGGGTCCGTGACCTGGCCGAAGGGATGAGCCGATGCTACGAACTGGTGCTGGTCGCCGCCGACGTGGGCCTGCTGCTGCCGGTGGGCGGGAGCGGGTGGACGCTCGCCGACCTGGCCCTGGCGATGGGCGCGCCCGCCGTGGTGGTGACCGGGCCGGGTCCGGACGCGGCGCACCACACCAGCCTCGTCGTCGACGCGTTGCACGGGCGCAACCTGTCCGCGGCGGTCGTCACCGTCGGTGATGTCGATGAGAGCGCGCTGCCGCTCCCACCGGCTGGCCGGATCCCGGCGACCGCCCTGAAAGAGAAGCCCACGCCAGCTCCGGCCGCCGCCCCCGATCCCGGCACGCCCGGCGATTCGGACTCGGCGTCCGTCCTGTCCCGGACTCCTGATTCGACTGTTGCCACTGATCCGGACCAGCCTCGCGAACCGACTTCGGATGCGGCCGAAACGCCGAGCGAGGGCGGCCGTTTCGCCAAGGCCGCCGAATGGTTCGAGCCGATGCTGCGGGTGGCGACCCAGCCCGCCACCCCGGTGCTCGACGCCACCGGGGGCAAGCCGATCAACGGCAAGCGATTCGTCCTCGGCCTGCTCGGCGTCTTCGTGATCATGGTCCTGCTGGCGTGCGGCCTCGGCTGGTGCAGCAGCCAGCCCATCTACTCGGCGCACCTCGACCAGATCGACCAGATCGAGACGACGGCCAGGCCGTACATTCCGCATCCGTCGACCTACGTCCCGCCGTCGCGCCCCCGGCCGCCGTCGACCGCCGTCTGCCCGGAGAACGCCGGCGCGATCACCCCCACCCGCCCGGACACCGCCACCACCCAGCGGGTGAACAGAGCCTGGCAGCGCATCGAGAGGTGGCTCGCCGCGAACGCCCCGGCCAGCGCCCGCGGACCGCGGCCACCAGCCGGCGCGAAGCGGATCGACGAGTTGCAGCGCCGCATGTCGGTGGCGTTCCCGGCCGACCTGGTCGCCTCGCTGCGCCGCCACGACGGGGTAGCTCCGGAGGCCCGTTTCGACCTGCCGCCGTTCTTCTCGCCGGAGTCCCTCGACGAGATCCTCGGCGACTGGCGGTCCACCTGCACCGTCCTGGCCGGCGTCGCCGATTCCTGGCCGGCCGAGGACTGGTGGCACCGGCAGTTCGTGCCGTTCGCGTCGGCCGGCGACGGCGGCTGCCTGCTCGTCGACCAGCGGCCGGGCGGCCACGGGCGGGTGGGCGAGTTCTACCCGGAGGACGGCACCGACTTCGCCCGCTGGCCCGCCTCGGTCACCGAACTGCTGGAGGACACCGCCACCGCGCTGGAGACCGGCCGCCCCTACGACGGCCGCTACCGCCCGACTGTGGACGGCCACGGCCTACTGAACTGGGAGATCATCTGA